DNA sequence from the Bacteroidia bacterium genome:
AAAGTTTAATTCAAAGTATTGTAGTTCAGTAAAATTTTCCTTATTTCGCAGCATGGGTAACCTAAAAGAAATACGGAATAGAATAAAAGCAGTTAAAAGTACGCAGCAAATTACCAAAGCGATGAAAATGGTAGCTGCGTCTAAATTCAAAAAAGCACAAGACAGCATAATACAAATTCGCCCTTACGTCAATAAACTTCAAGAAATTTTGGCTAACCTCTCTCAAAACGCCGATGCCGTAGAAGGAAGCCCATACTTAGTAGAAAGACCTGTTAATAATGTTCTTTTGGTAGTTATTACAGCAGATAGAGGTTTGTGCGGTGCCTTTAATTCAGCTATCATCAAACTTACTTTGCAAACTATTGAAGAGAAATATCATACGCAGCATCAAAAAGGAAATGTCCACTTAGTTTGTGTCGGAAAAAAGGGTGCAGATTATTTTACTCGTAGAAACTATAAGGTAGTAGCCCAATACCCAGGAATTTTTCAAAAACTTTCTTTTGAAGTAGCTGCATCTATTGCTGATAAAATAATGGAAGATTTTAAGTCAGAGAAGTACGATGTAGTAGAGGTAGTGTATAACCAATTTAAGAATGTAATTTCGCAATTGAGAATAGTAGAACCTTTTTTGCCTATCAAAGCAGAGCAAATGTTTGCTCAAACTTCCAGTAAGCCTAAAAACAATACCGATTATATTTTTGAACCTTCGCCCGAAACCATAATTAAAGATTTGATACCTAAGTCTCTCAAAATAAACTTTTATCGTTTTCTTTTGGATTCTAATGCAGCCGAACAAGCTTCTCGCATGACAGCTATGGATACAGCTACAGAAAATGCAGCCGAACTACTTCATCAGCTTAATATCAGTTACAATAGAGCTAGACAAGCTGCAATTACCACAGAACTTACAGAAATTGTAAGTGGTGCAGAAGCATTAGCATCTGAGGAATAAGTTAGAATAATAGATATTTTTTTGGGCGACCCTTGTAAGTGAGTCGCCCAAGCATTTTCTTTTTCACTTAGACACGCACTTCAATTAAGCAATCGTAATTTTATCATTCAAATACACATCTTGGATAGCATTTAACAGTTTTATACCTTCTTTCATATCCTTTTGAAACGCCTTTCTACCAGAAATTAAACCTGCGCCTCCTGCTCTTTTATTTACCACAGCCGTAAAAACAGCTTCTGCAAGGTCAGTAGCCCCTTTGGACTCTCCTCCTGAATTGATTAAACCTACCCTGCCCATGTAGCAATTCGCTACTTGATAACGACACAGGTCAATAGGGTGGTCAGAAGTAAGATGAGTGTACATTTTTTCATGAGTCTTACCGAATTTAAGGGCAGTAAAACCTCCGTTGTTAGTAGGTAGTTTTTGCTTAACAATATCTGCTTGGATAGTAACCCCAAGGTGATTAGCTTGTCCTGTAAGGTCAGCAGCTGTATGATAGTCTTTTTCGTTGGTTTTGAAAGCGCTGTTTCTCGTATAGCACCAAAGGATAGTAGCCATGCCAAGTTCATGGGCTAGAGCAAAAGCTTCAGCTATTTCTACAATTTGTCGGGAAGACTCAGGCGAACCAAAATAGATTGTAGCACCTACGGCAACTGCACCTAAATTCCAAGCTTCTTTTACAGTACCAAACAAAATTTGGTCATATTTGTTGGGATAAGTTAAAAACTCATTGTGGTTAATTTTGACAATAAAAGGAATTTTATGGGCATACTTACGTGCCACTGCACCTAATACTCCAAAAGTAGTTGCCACAGCAGAGCATCCCCCTTCAATTGCCAACTTTATGATGTTTTCAGGGTCAAAGTAGATGGGGTTAGGGGCAAAAGAAGCTCCACCTGAATGCTCTACGCCTTGGTCTACAGGTAAAATAGACAAATAACCTGTATTAGCCAACCTTCCGCTGCCAAACAACTGTCCTAAACTCCGAAGTACTTGTGGGTTTCTGTCCGATCCAACCCATACTTGGTCAATAAAATTTGGATTCGGTTTGTGTAATAACTCTTTACTAATGGTTTTACATTCATGATTGAGCAAATAGTCTGCTTGATTTCCCAGTAAAGCTACAATTTCGTCGTACGTCATCATGCTTGCAAAGTAACACTAAAAATTAGATAAAAAAAAGTGTTGAGTTCAGCACCTTTGTACAGTTTTATTCAATCACATAAAAAATAAAAAGCAGACCGAAATCTGCTTTTTATGCAAATAAAAAGGTTAGCTTACTGCTCCTTTTTTTGTGTGTTTATTTTCTCCATTTGTTTGTTGATAAGTGCTGCCATTTTTTGCATCATTTCAATGTTATTTTTGGTCATAGCATCCATTTGCGCGCTTAGAATTTCTGCCATTTTTTTGTTCGTTTGCATAGCTAATTCCATTTGTTGGTTCAAGTTTTCTACCATTGCGCGCATAGCTTCCATAGATATTTGGGAAGTCTCTTGAAGATTCTTGCGAATTTGCTCTGCATCAAATTTATTGTTTTCCATAGCTTTGCAAAGTTAAGTATTTTTTCTCAAACAGCCTATAAATTTACAGCACATTTGTCATAAATGAAAAAGAAGTATTACGTGGTATGGGAAGGTTTATCCATTGGGATATTTGACTCATGGGAGAAGGTCTTACCTTTGGTTAAGGGATATAAAGGCGCAAAATACAAGAGTTTTAGTTCGCTTAGCGAAGCACAAGCAGCTTTCAGGTCAGGTTGGGAGTATTTTAATCTTCATTCTAACAAAAAAAACATCCTTTTACCAAAGGACTTATTTGAACACACAATTTGTGTAGATGCAGCTTGCCGAGGTAACCCAGGTGCAATGCAATACAGGGCAGTAAAAACTGATACACAAGAGGAACTTTTTAGGAAAACTTTCGATATAGGTACAAATAACATTGGCGAATTTTTGGCTATTGTGGATGCATTAGCATTCATTCAAAAACATAATTTGCTCATTCATACTATTTATTCAGATTCCAAAGTTGCTATTAAGTGGGTAGAGAGAAAAACAGTGTGTACTCAATTAGCACGTAATGAAATTACTGAACCAATATGGCGAGTTATAGACCATGCCGTAGATTGGCTTCACCAACATACTTACTCTACCGCTGTAAAAAAATGGGAAACAGATAAATGGGGCGAAAATCCCGCAGACTTTGGACACAAATAAATGATTAAAAAATTGCATACAAAAGTTTATTTTAAATTGTCGCACAATTCCCTTTTGCGAAAATAGTACAGCATAAACTTACGTTGCCTATTCTAAATTATCTTTTGAACTAGATTATGGCATGTAGTAAATAAATTTACCGATTGTTCTTGGAGATAAACTCTGTTTTTACCTTTATTTTTGTACCATGCTTAAAAAGCTTGGAGTATTCTTTATTTTGTCAGGGGTTTGGATTTTTATCTCTCACTGCGCTATGCCCAAAAAGTGCAACGAAGGTGGAAAAACTAAGGTCTATTTGACTGATGGCAAGCGATTCAAAGCGTTACTAAAAGAACGAGATGCACTTTGTAATGAAAATAATTCGCTCAAGGCAGATACTACACAAAAAGGTAAAAAAATACGTGTTCTGCAAAATGAGCTCAAAAATGCCCAACAAGAAAATCAACAGCTTAACCAAAAAAATAAAGAGTGCGAAACACAACTTGCTCAACAAAAACAAAATTATCAAAAACTTAATCAA
Encoded proteins:
- a CDS encoding class I fructose-bisphosphate aldolase, yielding MTYDEIVALLGNQADYLLNHECKTISKELLHKPNPNFIDQVWVGSDRNPQVLRSLGQLFGSGRLANTGYLSILPVDQGVEHSGGASFAPNPIYFDPENIIKLAIEGGCSAVATTFGVLGAVARKYAHKIPFIVKINHNEFLTYPNKYDQILFGTVKEAWNLGAVAVGATIYFGSPESSRQIVEIAEAFALAHELGMATILWCYTRNSAFKTNEKDYHTAADLTGQANHLGVTIQADIVKQKLPTNNGGFTALKFGKTHEKMYTHLTSDHPIDLCRYQVANCYMGRVGLINSGGESKGATDLAEAVFTAVVNKRAGGAGLISGRKAFQKDMKEGIKLLNAIQDVYLNDKITIA
- the atpG gene encoding ATP synthase F1 subunit gamma — its product is MGNLKEIRNRIKAVKSTQQITKAMKMVAASKFKKAQDSIIQIRPYVNKLQEILANLSQNADAVEGSPYLVERPVNNVLLVVITADRGLCGAFNSAIIKLTLQTIEEKYHTQHQKGNVHLVCVGKKGADYFTRRNYKVVAQYPGIFQKLSFEVAASIADKIMEDFKSEKYDVVEVVYNQFKNVISQLRIVEPFLPIKAEQMFAQTSSKPKNNTDYIFEPSPETIIKDLIPKSLKINFYRFLLDSNAAEQASRMTAMDTATENAAELLHQLNISYNRARQAAITTELTEIVSGAEALASEE
- a CDS encoding ribonuclease H family protein produces the protein MKKKYYVVWEGLSIGIFDSWEKVLPLVKGYKGAKYKSFSSLSEAQAAFRSGWEYFNLHSNKKNILLPKDLFEHTICVDAACRGNPGAMQYRAVKTDTQEELFRKTFDIGTNNIGEFLAIVDALAFIQKHNLLIHTIYSDSKVAIKWVERKTVCTQLARNEITEPIWRVIDHAVDWLHQHTYSTAVKKWETDKWGENPADFGHK